The Neoarius graeffei isolate fNeoGra1 chromosome 10, fNeoGra1.pri, whole genome shotgun sequence sequence tcccaactttaactgatttgaggttgtattattatcatcacaattatttggtataattGGTTTGTTTTGATCAGTTATGTttccacagagtgtgtgtgtgtgtgtgtgtgtgtgtaagcagatgGCTGAATGGACAATAGTTGCTATGATAACATAATGTTTGACTGTTATGCAGAGAATAACATACTTTAGGAAAACAATTAAAATAAACACCCCACGATGTCTGATCCTACATGTAACTATTTTTATTGACACTAAACTTTAATTtttaaagacatgaaggttaaagAAAAACAGCCCACATTCTTCTATATCTAAATAGGAAAAAATTATAAAATCTAGAACAGCTGAACTCAGATTTTGTGAATTGAaaactagattattattattattgttgttgatttCTCACACTCATTCCTCCTGCAGTTTGAGAGAGAAATAATCCTGAACTTGTCTTAACTGATGAATTCAGAAGTTTTAAATAGTGAACTGATGGATTTAAACCTGACAGCTTTAACAGGTGAACAGTATTGGTTTGAATTCTGCCTGGAAacatgtgactgtgtgtgtgtgtgtgtgtgtgtgtggtgcaggattggtgtgtgtgtgtgtgtgtgtgtgtagagtagaGCTGCTtcacccacactttcctcagtaaGAGAACACACTCAGAGAGGAACAATGTCGGAGCTGCTGAGAATACTGCTCCTCTTACTGCCTGCCATCCTGCACACAGCAAGTGAGTATTAGATCAGCTGCTGAGGTTAGGCTGTGTTAAAGAAAACACCACCTGTgctctgttaaaaaaaagaaaagaaaggaaacagacaaagaaacaaaaagaagCTCGTGTTTAGAAGGATGCAGTTTCTTCATTAAATTTGTCAGAGGaatattacagaactgcagatttatttatttatttagtgtttaaaGGCAGGTTTAAGTACAGAATtagtttttaaaataaacattaaaatcgaTTCAAAATAAAAACTGTATTACTCTCAGTTTTAGCAGTGAAATAAAGCTTTGGTGTTATTTTTCTCTCAGATGGAAATTCACAGGTAATGCAGCGTTGGTGCCTCTGGAGCTCTGATGATCTCAGTGACATAGAGCTCATAGAGTCTTACACCTTCAATAAGATCAAATACATAGAGTTTAACAGCACTCTGGGGAAGTTTGTGGGATACACTGCACACGGCATCTATAACGCAGAGAGATTTAACAATGACACTGCAGGGCTGCAAGCACGGAAAGCTGCTGTGGAAAGTTTCTGTAAGAACAATGCTCAGATTTACTCCAGCGACGTCCTCAGTAAAGCAGGTGAGATTATTTGTGAACCTCAAAACTTTTATTCTGTAATATTTCCAGTATTTCTTCATTCTGCAGCAGATTTATCTTTATTTGGCAGTGGTTTATTTACTCATATTAAAATACAGAGTATATAATATACACTGAGCTGCTCTTCTCTAGCTGATTAGATACCAAATTAAATTCAGTgtcaaaaaatattattattattattattattattattattattattattattattagtttataATGAATGACTCTCAGCTGTAAGTTGATGTTGTTGTGGTTTAATTGTGCAGTTGAGCCCCAGGTTGAGGTCACTTTGGTAAAGAAGTCAGATGGCACTCACCCAGCCAGGCTGATGTGCAGCGCTTACAGCTTTTACCCACTAGACATTGAGGTGACCTGGCTGAGAAACGGGAAAGAGATTAAGGGAGGTGTAACGTCCACTGAGGAGATGGCTGATGGAGACTGGTACTATCAGATCCACTCACATCTGGAGTACATGCCTGAATCTGGAGAGGAGATCTCCTGCGTGGTGCAACACGCCAGCTTCCAAAAGCCCATGGTCTATAAGTGGGGTGAGTCTGATCATCACAGTTAGATCTAAATACCTGAGTCCACTGTCATGAACTGAGCTTAAAAAACAGAGATCCTGTTTCACTCACATCATAACTCATCTTTCAAAACCTGGTGTTCAGTCAACAACAATAATCAACAACTTAAAAAAATATAATCATCAAATAAAATTTATTCGGGTTTTTTATAGCTGAAAGTAAAAGTAGTTCTTAACACTGTTGTTGTATAAAAATGCTATTCCATAGCGCTTAGTGCTGCTATTAACTGCTATTATATGAGTTATTTTTGTAATCTATCTATATAAACCCCTTTCTGTCTCAGATCCCTCGATGTCTGAACCTGATAAGAGTAAGATTGCTATCGGGGCTTCAGGGCTGGTGTTGGGGATCGTGCTTTCAGCTGCTGGATTCATCTACTACAGGAAGAAATGCTCAGGTCAGTGGAAGATTGCAGGAAATCTACAAACAGAAACGTGTATTAGGACATCTGTATATTTGTTATTAAAATTGAAGTGCTATTAATAATTAATATTTAACCTTGCTACCTGATATTCATCCTTCTGCTTTATTTCTGATTTGTGTTCACAGGACGGATCCTGGTGCCGACATAAACACAGGCATCATTTGAAGTTGACATGTTGGTTTCAGCTTCATTCCCCATATTGGATGGAGTTAATTTACCCATAATGCTCACTGTTTAGCTACAGTTAAGCTGAAATGTGATGATTTTTAAGCTCACACATGTGATGTTAATTTTTACAGGTCTGTGAGCAGAGAAACACTGGAGTGTTTGCTGAAATCGCTTTATCTGTTAAACatctgctttattccgaacaattAGAACCTGCTGAGAAATGAGCATTTCATAATATGTACATCTGCGTCTGTATTATCACTTTCCTTAATGTAAGACCAGCTTTCTCTCAGATTTTGCTGAAACTGGTGTTAAATATCTTGATTATAGGCTTTATAAGAGTTCTTGAGTAGAAATTTGGCAAACTGAGCTGAGATACTACATTCAGcttaaaaatgtataaattaatTCCTTATAATGCATCTGAAAGTTATGAAATAATTAATTACTATTACAGAAGTAAATGTAGCCTTGTAAAAATTTCATTATTAAATcattagcgggcggcacggtggtgtagtggttagcgctgtcgcctcacagcaagaaggtcctgggttcgagccccggggccggcgagggcctttctgtttggagtttgcatgttctccccgtgtccgcgtgggtttcctccgggtgctccggtttcccccacagtccaaagacatgcaggttaggttaactggtgactctaaattgaccgtaggtgtgaatgtgagtgtgaatggttgtctgtgtctatgtgtcagccctgtgatgacctggcgacttgtccagggtgtaccccgcctttcgcccgtagtcagctgggataggctccagcttgcctgcgaccctgtagaaggataaagcggctagagataatgagatgagatgaaatcattAGCGCCCCCTACAGTCTATTTTAACCTGGATCACTTCCTTAGTTTTAGTGATGCTGTTTATTACGATTCAATACTAACAGTTATCTGTAAATTTCTGGTTTTGTATCATCAGTCACTTAAATTTCATTTTAATGGTAAAAACTGGATTGATTTTTGATTCTGTAGGGATGCTGACTCTTAATAAACTTTTGGTTGTAAAAGAAATTGCTGTAAAATTTTCTTTAAAACAGTAAATGACTTAAATTCTATTCATAAATATAATTTGACAGATTTATATATGTTGCATTATATAGCTGATGAAATTAACACAGTTCTTATGAGTAAACTTTTAATCCTGCTGTATTTCTGTGGCGTCATTACGACTGGATTATGCATTCTGAACTTAATTCAAGCTGAAGTGGAGAATCAGGTCCTGTTTGGGGTCGGGAGCTTCACTTcctctgggggaaaaaaacaatgcataaataatactactaataataatgaaaTGAATTTAAAAATGAAATGGTTTTCAGTGTGATGGATCATTCTGAGTTTATAAGATGATGCTTTTAATCAGGAGAGTCATTGAGCTGATTCTAAAATGTGTTCTTTAGCTTTGAAAACACTCAGCTGAAATCTGGtcattatttttaatttgcaacACCAGAAAATATACACAATGATTTGATTTACTGTCTACTTTCTATAACAGTGCATTTATTATTCTGTCAGAAAATTTTAATCATGTAAGCGAAGCATAATGTTACACTACAGGCATTTATCAGACACTCTTAACCAGAGCAGCATACAACGTACcatgagcagcctggggagcagttggagattAGGTTTATTGGTCCAGGGaaccgaaccagcaaccttttgttcccaaagctgcttctctaaccattaggccatggcttccaaacATAAATAAAGCACAGAGGTGACCAGCTGAGAGTTAAGTGTGATATTTACAGGCCTAACTGTGACTTCCTTTCAGTCATGGGATTTGACCTCACAACCTTTGGATCAGTAAGATCAAATCTTGTAGCCTGAGATTGAGAAATACTTTAACATGTGGAGTTTCAGCTGTGAGTGAAAGGTATAAACCATATTACAGCTTTCAAATCTGGAACAGGATTCCACCCTGGTATAGCACCAATGTCCTATTTCATTCAAAGTGGCTTACAATTCAGATAGGTTATAATTGAACAGGTGAGGGTTCGAGCAGGTTAGGGTTCAGGATGTATGGATGTACAGGTTGTGGATGATTTCAATTTCTTATTACAGTAATAGCCTGACTTGCTTGAGTGAAATAAAAGAAACAAGTTTCAcaataggtggcacagtggtgtagtggttagcactgtcacctcacagcaagaaggttctgggttcaagcccagtggctgacgggggcctttctgtgtggagtgtgcatgttctccccgtgtctgtgtgggtttcctccgggtgctccgttttcccccacaatccaaagacaagcaggttaggataattggtggctctaaattgaccgtaggtgtgaatgtgagtgtgaatggttgtgtgtctctctgtgtcagacctgtgatgacctggtgacttgtccagggtgaaccccgcctctcacccatagtcagttgggataggatccagcttgcctgcgaccgtacacaggataagcaattacggataatggatggatggaagtttcacAATAACAGCGTCACACTCACTGATATTAAAAGTGATTTTGGCTGCAGTGTAATAAACCCACGAGTCAGAAATCATCATCTTTCAGTCTCTTGCTCTCACTGCTTATGTGTAGGTGATTATGCTGTATGTTAGCATTTGGCTAACATGAAGATGTAAAACATAGAGGAAATCTGAAATCAGCGGGATGTGTTTGAGGAAATatttacactgatcagccataacattaaaactactGATCAGTGAAGTGAATATTATTGatcatctcattacagtggcaccaatcaagtggtgggatatattaggcagcaagaaagagaacagtcagttcttgaagttgatgtgttggaagcaggaaaaatggctaAGTGTATGAATCTGAGCAACTTTGCCAAaactgtgatggtgagatgactgggtctgagcatctccaatatGATACATCTtgcggggtgttcccggtatgcagtggttagtactgaacaaaagtggtccaaggaaagacaaccggtgaactggcgacagggtcatgggtgccgaaggctcattgattcacatagcACATATGGTACcatccagaagaacagaagacctactgtagcacaaaatgctgaaaaagttattgctggctaaaacagaaaggtgtcaggtcTATAAAGGTGTCGCTGGTTCACCCTTATTCACATTTTATACATTTGTGTAGATCTATAACCATTGTATTGCTTTTAAAAAGACTGCTTGCATtcccacttacatctgcctccCATTCCCTGACTGATATTGGGAATACTGTATTTATGAAATCAGTTATTCCAGGCTGTAATGTAAAAATGAGGTAGAGTCAGACATTATGCCATGCCTCAATAACTCATGAAGAAATAAtctataaataaatgtaatcttGGACCTAATATGTTATGTCCATGGAAATTTTAGCATAAAAAAGCTATATTGCTCTTTGGAATAGCCAAAGATATTGCAGTGTATAATGAACTCCCAAATAATGAGATTTCATTTGTGATTGCAATACATAGCATAAAAGCAagacataaaaaaataaatttaacccAATTTTATGTACAAATGGAAATGCATAAGCATAAAAGAACCATTTTAAATATTGTTTTATAATTTTATCCATTATATTAAGGCTGAATAGTCATATGTAAAAGATCTTATCGATTTTCAatcattgaggtttttttttcttaatttaacAATACAGTATGTGTTTACCCACAattattgtccacattttttaattatatttttgttgCCAGCATACCACACTGTGCGCCTGACAAACATCACGTGCAATGTGGCCATGATATAATACACTGATGTAATAAAATACTGTGTGGATTCAGTGTTCTGGATTATTTTATGCTCCACATTATGGAAAACATTCCCATTGTTAAAGCTGATCAAGCACTCATCTGATACAGTTACAGCTCACTTCCAGTAAGTGTAGTTTAAATTTTTGCTCATCAAAATGCCATTTATACATCCAGGATtgcatatttatatatacacattattatACAGTAAGCAAACACTCAGTTCTGATCGTCAATATATTGGCTGTGGGAGAAATGGGCAGGCGTGAAATCCTGAGTGACTTTTATAAGAGCCAGAACCTTATTGCCAGATGACTGGGTTTGGAGCATCGCTGGTAAGGCTTATGGGCTGCTCCCACTCAGCATTTGTGAGTTCTGACTGAATGTGGTCTGCGGAGGAACAAACCATGAACCAGCACCGGGGGGTTGTGTGCCTGAGGCTGATTGACAGAGAGAGCAATGAAGCCCATCCCATCTGATCTAAACCagggttgtagttgagtcactaaacctcaagtccgagtccagtctcgagtccccagtgttcaagtctgagtcaagtccaagtcattaaataaaatttcaagtcaagtccacaaTTGGTCTGAGTCaaatccgagaacaagactccaactccaACCACACAATTTGACGATGtctgtttcagtgccattaacattagtttgttcttgaacatgccgtatgaacaggtgaatgtgcttctctttatcagggagtgtgaagtattctgtcagagatggttgggagacggatgtaagtgcagaaggtgtgtttattaatacaagtgaagatggtaaacaatccagaacggcaggcaaaatcgcaaaacggtgaaacaggcgatatgtcgagcgaggcacaaacaggctatcgtagactcggcaggatcaaagacgagaaatagggaatcagggatcaggaaaccaaacaaggaaattaggctcggtaatgtatcagttTAATGCAggcacgctgattgcaccttaatcctgtgcaggtgcaagtcatttATAGCGTGTGTGAGAGTCCGCTTGTCGCGTGCGATGTCCagagcgcccgagagtctatctgatgcacgcgccaaggcacgcaggtgtgacactcttgcacgaaattagtacaaaaattaatgtagctataaatatcttatgccaaattattatcctatgtgacaaaaaataaagaaaaaatcagagtccttgtctccaatttatgagtccgaatgcagttaatgcctgtctgagtcatcagtgctcaaatccaagtcaagtaacaagtccttaaaatcaggACATGAGTCGGACTccggtctgagtcctggactcgagtacttcaAGCCTGATCTAAACCAACAGGAGGGCTACTGTGGCACAGAAAAGCACAGACGATATTAATGATGGTTACAGGAGGAATGTGTAACAAAACACAGCACATCACACCCTTTTGTGTATGGGGCTGCATAGCTGGAgactggtcagagtgcccatgctaaaCCTTTTGTACCATCAaaagcacctacaatgggcaTGCAAATATCAACCTTGGGACAATGGAAGAAGATCACCTAGTCAGATCATCATGTTATTATATCTTAACATCATGCTAAAATGATGGACAGCTCATTTAAAACCAATGGGACTgagttcagcttttcagctgtctaAAGCGCATCATTTTACAGCATCATCATTTTCATGCTCCACTGGGATTTAATCAGAGTTTCCTGCCCTGTTCCATCTTCTTCAAACCAACATTATATTATTACGCCTCTTATTCAACAGGACATCACTATAATATATTTAAAGAATAAGTGTTTCTTTATTCTTTAGACTTTCATGGCAGGCTTTTCAACATATTTTTTTCCGAGAAACTGATGATGCAATAATATCCCTGCCCTGTGATTGGCTCACATTTGGAAATGGTTTCAGTGAACTTCTCCAAGATGCGTGTTTAGTAActgtggggctttttttttttttttagcataaaGTTTGCTGTCTCTCTCAGAAAAAAAGAGTACTTAACTTTACCATTCTTTATTGCTGGAGGGGTACCTTTTGTACCTTTATTATGTATCTTTCAAATGGAAATGGAGAAATAGCATACTTTAATGGAAGGTACATAATTAGACTGGAATTATCTTTAAAGCTGTAAAAGCCAACATTTGCACCTTTCAGTGCATATAAATAATGTTGAATTGGATTTAATGTGTACAATTGCTGGACattttaaatattaattaaaaaaaaaaactacatacaCCAACAAATAGCCACAGTGTCATTGTACACATTTAAATGACAAGTCTAATATTTCAATAGTTTGAATAGGATTATGTTAAGGGGTACAATAAATATTGTACTATGTGATTCCTCTCTCCTTAATATTTATGGAGAAAATAGCAAAGCAATCAGCCATCTATCAACTTAATGCAACCTTTACATGAGCTAAATGAGTCAGAGGTTCAGTTCCTCCATGTTTTGTGA is a genomic window containing:
- the LOC132892690 gene encoding H-2 class II histocompatibility antigen, E-S beta chain-like, whose amino-acid sequence is MSELLRILLLLLPAILHTANGNSQVMQRWCLWSSDDLSDIELIESYTFNKIKYIEFNSTLGKFVGYTAHGIYNAERFNNDTAGLQARKAAVESFCKNNAQIYSSDVLSKAVEPQVEVTLVKKSDGTHPARLMCSAYSFYPLDIEVTWLRNGKEIKGGVTSTEEMADGDWYYQIHSHLEYMPESGEEISCVVQHASFQKPMVYKWDPSMSEPDKSKIAIGASGLVLGIVLSAAGFIYYRKKCSGQWKIAGNLQTETFLRQSGELPRVNSDSHLKSSGIGFRNPLNPDR